One segment of Dama dama isolate Ldn47 chromosome 15, ASM3311817v1, whole genome shotgun sequence DNA contains the following:
- the ZNF32 gene encoding zinc finger protein 32 isoform X2 — MFGFPTATLLDCHGRYAQNVAFFNVMTEAHQKYDHSEATGSSSWDFQNSFRREKLEQKSPDSKTLQEDPPGVRQRVYECQECGKSFRQKGSLTLHERIHTGQKPFECTHCGKSFRAKGNLVTHQRIHTGEKPYQCKECGKSFSQRGSLAVHERLHTGQKPYECAICQRSFRNQSNLAVHRRVHSGEKPYRCDQCGKAFSQKGSLIVHIRVHTGLKPYACAQCRKSFHTRGNCVLHGKIHTGETPYLCGQCGKSFTQRGSLAVHQRSCSQRLTL, encoded by the exons ATGTTTGGATTTCCAACAGCTACCCTGCTGGACTGTCATGGAAGATATGCCCAGAATGTAGCCTTTTTCA ATGTGATGACAGAAGCCCACCAAAAATATGATCACTCTGAGGCCACAGGATCCTCAAGCTGGGATTTCCAGAATTCTTTCAGAAGAGAGAAGCTGGAACAAAAATCCCCAGATTCTAAGACACTACAGGAAGATCCACCTGGAGTGAGACAGAGGGTCTATGAGTGCCAGgaatgtggaaaatccttcaGGCAGAAGGGTAGTCTAACATTACATGAGAGAATCCACACTGGTCAGAAGCCCTTTGAGTGTACCCATTGTGGAAAAAGCTTTAGGGCCAAAGGCAATCTTGTTACACATCAACGAAtacacacaggagagaagccctatCAGTGCAAGGAGTGTGGGAAAAGCTTTAGTCAACGAGGTAGTCTGGCCGTTCACGAAAGACTCCACACGGGACAGAAACCCTATGAGTGTGCTATTTGTCAGAGAAGCTTCAGGAATCAAAGTAACCTTGCTGTTCACAGAAGAGTTCATAGTGGTGAGAAGCCCTATAGATGTGATCAGTGTGGAAAAGCCTTCAGTCAGAAAGGAAGCTTAATTGTTCATATCAGAGTCCACACAGGCCTGAAACCCTATGCCTGTGCACAATGCAGGAAGAGTTTCCACACCAGGGGGAACTGTGTTCTGCATGGCAAAATCCACACAGGAGAGACACCCTATCTGTGTGGCCAGTGTGGGAAAAGCTTCACTCAGAGAGGGAGTCTGGCTGTGCACCAGCGAAGCTGCTCACAAAGGCTCACCTTGTAA
- the ZNF32 gene encoding zinc finger protein 32 isoform X3 — translation MSNDVMTEAHQKYDHSEATGSSSWDFQNSFRREKLEQKSPDSKTLQEDPPGVRQRVYECQECGKSFRQKGSLTLHERIHTGQKPFECTHCGKSFRAKGNLVTHQRIHTGEKPYQCKECGKSFSQRGSLAVHERLHTGQKPYECAICQRSFRNQSNLAVHRRVHSGEKPYRCDQCGKAFSQKGSLIVHIRVHTGLKPYACAQCRKSFHTRGNCVLHGKIHTGETPYLCGQCGKSFTQRGSLAVHQRSCSQRLTL, via the exons ATGAGCAATG ATGTGATGACAGAAGCCCACCAAAAATATGATCACTCTGAGGCCACAGGATCCTCAAGCTGGGATTTCCAGAATTCTTTCAGAAGAGAGAAGCTGGAACAAAAATCCCCAGATTCTAAGACACTACAGGAAGATCCACCTGGAGTGAGACAGAGGGTCTATGAGTGCCAGgaatgtggaaaatccttcaGGCAGAAGGGTAGTCTAACATTACATGAGAGAATCCACACTGGTCAGAAGCCCTTTGAGTGTACCCATTGTGGAAAAAGCTTTAGGGCCAAAGGCAATCTTGTTACACATCAACGAAtacacacaggagagaagccctatCAGTGCAAGGAGTGTGGGAAAAGCTTTAGTCAACGAGGTAGTCTGGCCGTTCACGAAAGACTCCACACGGGACAGAAACCCTATGAGTGTGCTATTTGTCAGAGAAGCTTCAGGAATCAAAGTAACCTTGCTGTTCACAGAAGAGTTCATAGTGGTGAGAAGCCCTATAGATGTGATCAGTGTGGAAAAGCCTTCAGTCAGAAAGGAAGCTTAATTGTTCATATCAGAGTCCACACAGGCCTGAAACCCTATGCCTGTGCACAATGCAGGAAGAGTTTCCACACCAGGGGGAACTGTGTTCTGCATGGCAAAATCCACACAGGAGAGACACCCTATCTGTGTGGCCAGTGTGGGAAAAGCTTCACTCAGAGAGGGAGTCTGGCTGTGCACCAGCGAAGCTGCTCACAAAGGCTCACCTTGTAA
- the ZNF32 gene encoding zinc finger protein 32 isoform X1, whose protein sequence is MFGFPTATLLDCHGRYAQNVAFFTYWCILHDFPLILPDVMTEAHQKYDHSEATGSSSWDFQNSFRREKLEQKSPDSKTLQEDPPGVRQRVYECQECGKSFRQKGSLTLHERIHTGQKPFECTHCGKSFRAKGNLVTHQRIHTGEKPYQCKECGKSFSQRGSLAVHERLHTGQKPYECAICQRSFRNQSNLAVHRRVHSGEKPYRCDQCGKAFSQKGSLIVHIRVHTGLKPYACAQCRKSFHTRGNCVLHGKIHTGETPYLCGQCGKSFTQRGSLAVHQRSCSQRLTL, encoded by the exons ATGTTTGGATTTCCAACAGCTACCCTGCTGGACTGTCATGGAAGATATGCCCAGAATGTAGCCTTTTTCA CATATTGGTGCATCTTACATGACTTCCCTCTCATTTTACCAGATGTGATGACAGAAGCCCACCAAAAATATGATCACTCTGAGGCCACAGGATCCTCAAGCTGGGATTTCCAGAATTCTTTCAGAAGAGAGAAGCTGGAACAAAAATCCCCAGATTCTAAGACACTACAGGAAGATCCACCTGGAGTGAGACAGAGGGTCTATGAGTGCCAGgaatgtggaaaatccttcaGGCAGAAGGGTAGTCTAACATTACATGAGAGAATCCACACTGGTCAGAAGCCCTTTGAGTGTACCCATTGTGGAAAAAGCTTTAGGGCCAAAGGCAATCTTGTTACACATCAACGAAtacacacaggagagaagccctatCAGTGCAAGGAGTGTGGGAAAAGCTTTAGTCAACGAGGTAGTCTGGCCGTTCACGAAAGACTCCACACGGGACAGAAACCCTATGAGTGTGCTATTTGTCAGAGAAGCTTCAGGAATCAAAGTAACCTTGCTGTTCACAGAAGAGTTCATAGTGGTGAGAAGCCCTATAGATGTGATCAGTGTGGAAAAGCCTTCAGTCAGAAAGGAAGCTTAATTGTTCATATCAGAGTCCACACAGGCCTGAAACCCTATGCCTGTGCACAATGCAGGAAGAGTTTCCACACCAGGGGGAACTGTGTTCTGCATGGCAAAATCCACACAGGAGAGACACCCTATCTGTGTGGCCAGTGTGGGAAAAGCTTCACTCAGAGAGGGAGTCTGGCTGTGCACCAGCGAAGCTGCTCACAAAGGCTCACCTTGTAA